In a genomic window of Candidatus Hadarchaeales archaeon:
- a CDS encoding HisA/HisF-related TIM barrel protein, whose translation MKLIPVLDVRGGMAVHAIGGRRKEYRPVRSVLAEDSSPLSLVKGYFSLNLRELYFADLDAIEKTGNNLPSLSEVVREGAEVMVDAGFERAEDAKPYAEAGVKKLVMATETLRSFEEVRKALDYGLPLVGSLDLRRGRVVARSEEVKGPVARVIQAFEREGVSELLLLNLDRVGTSTGPNLALLQRVLRLTHLPLLVGGGVRGMGDLRLLKRMGVSGVLLATSLHLGRVGKEEVKEILAP comes from the coding sequence GTGAAGCTCATTCCCGTGCTGGATGTGAGAGGAGGGATGGCCGTCCATGCCATAGGGGGTAGGAGGAAAGAATATAGACCCGTGAGGAGTGTGCTGGCCGAAGACTCCTCCCCCCTCTCGCTGGTGAAGGGCTATTTCAGCCTGAACCTGAGGGAGCTCTACTTCGCCGATCTGGACGCCATCGAAAAGACGGGTAACAACCTTCCTTCCCTTTCCGAAGTGGTGAGGGAAGGGGCGGAAGTAATGGTGGATGCCGGTTTTGAGCGGGCAGAAGATGCCAAACCCTACGCCGAGGCGGGGGTGAAGAAGCTGGTGATGGCCACGGAAACCCTCAGGAGCTTCGAGGAAGTGAGGAAGGCCCTGGACTATGGTCTGCCCCTCGTGGGAAGTCTAGACCTGAGGAGGGGAAGGGTGGTAGCCCGCTCCGAAGAGGTAAAGGGTCCGGTGGCCAGGGTGATCCAGGCTTTCGAAAGGGAGGGGGTCTCCGAGCTCCTCCTCCTCAACCTGGACAGGGTAGGCACTTCAACGGGCCCCAACCTCGCCCTCCTCCAAAGGGTCCTGCGCCTTACCCATCTCCCCCTCCTGGTGGGAGGGGGGGTGAGGGGCATGGGGGACCTCAGACTCCTCAAGAGGATGGGGGTTTCAGGGGTTCTCCTCGCCACCTCCCTTCACCTGGGCAGGGTGGGAAAGGAGGAAGTGAAGGAAATCCTGGCACCCTAA